The Persephonella sp. IF05-L8 region TATCAAGGTTATACCAGCTACGTGGAGCAAACTTATAACCGACTTCATTTGTCAGGATAATATACTTGCCTTTGTCTAAAACAGATTTTAAAAAAGTAATTATGATGTCAATTAACCATGCTTGTAATCCGCTACTCCCCATGACCGCCTCTAATGAAAGCTCCCCCTTTAGAACTTTATCATAGTCCCTATAATAGATAGGTGAGCCCTTCCTCATTTCATATATAAGGGCTCTGGGAACTTTCTTCCGTGTTTTTTTCTTATTTTTAAGCTCTTTTTTTATTGTGGTTGCCATCTTATATCTCTAATTCTGTATGTCTTGCGGCATGACACTGGATATTAACTGCCACAGGTAAAGATGCGATATGAACAGGGGCAATTTCTATTTTTACATCAATTGCTGTTGTAGTTCCTCCGAAACCGAGGGGCCCAACCCCAAGCTGGTTTGCAAGTTGTAATAATTCTTCTTCAAGCATTGCTATTCTTGGGTCAGGATGTCTGTGTCCTATAGGCCTGAAAAGTGCTTTTTTTGCTAAAACAGCAGAATAATCAAATGTGCCACCTATACCAACCCCAACTGTAAAAGGTGGGCATGCGTTGGGACCGGCATTTGCTATAGATTTAAGGACGAATTTTTTAACCCCTTCAATACCATCAGCAGGTTTTAGCATTACCTGTTTACTCTGGTTTTCAGAACCACCGCCTTTTGCTGCAAATTTAATCTTTATCTTATCTCCAGGAACAATATCAAAGTATATTAAAGCTGGAGTATTATCTCCTGTGTTTTTCCTGTCAAAAATCGGGTCATATGCAAGGGAAGCTCTTAAATATCCTTCTTTAGTAGCTTCTCTAACAGCCTCGTTTATGGCATCTCTTATGTTTCCACCGGTAATATGAACATCCTGTCCGATTTCTATAAAGAAAACAGGGTATCCTGTGTCCTGACAGTAAGCCAGTTGCTCAGTTGCTGCTACTTTGGCATTTTCAAGTATGGTATCCAGTATCTCCTTTCCTGTTTCTGACTCTTCAAATGCTTTTGCTGTTTCAAGGGCTTTTACAAAGTCTTCAGGAAGTTTATATTCTGCATCTAATATCATCTGCTTTACTTTTTCTTTTATAACTGAGACATCAATCTCTCTCATTCTAAATACCCCTATATAAGAC contains the following coding sequences:
- a CDS encoding fumarate hydratase, translated to MREIDVSVIKEKVKQMILDAEYKLPEDFVKALETAKAFEESETGKEILDTILENAKVAATEQLAYCQDTGYPVFFIEIGQDVHITGGNIRDAINEAVREATKEGYLRASLAYDPIFDRKNTGDNTPALIYFDIVPGDKIKIKFAAKGGGSENQSKQVMLKPADGIEGVKKFVLKSIANAGPNACPPFTVGVGIGGTFDYSAVLAKKALFRPIGHRHPDPRIAMLEEELLQLANQLGVGPLGFGGTTTAIDVKIEIAPVHIASLPVAVNIQCHAARHTELEI